One part of the Halopenitus persicus genome encodes these proteins:
- a CDS encoding sensor histidine kinase gives MDRSETARLLSAILIAALGALLAGIFTYDLYQDVVLEGNAVWTALLENSVPYLLSAAIVGVGVWLGAVADGIDATTVLRWTVVSLVAVLALAAWVYLIQRRQGRIKPLIILAQLSAAALLGGIVIGLYSERRRRRRAQLAVEKSRLEALFENTSDAVARVAFDGTDPVIVDVNPAFTETFGYAAGETRGQSFDDLFSEAHLDDDLSEFRAHARRGERYETEIERERADGVTGVFVVRFVPLDAAATTADGFAVYTDITETRRYADRLDALHEATRDLIAASTRSAVAGRGVDAGATLLDLEISGIYFRAETPDGPVLEPVAVTEGAKRTFAAIPTLEPGSSLAWEVYESGSIARFDDVRTADRLHNPETPIRSELIVPLGDHGVFIAGSRSVGAFDEADVALARILCANVRSALDGARREQELRARERELAEQNARLEEFTSIVSHDLRNPLNVATGYLEIALEEASTSESADPSVLEQVDNALDRMNRLIEDLLTLARQGESIGETERVDLGAVAAAAWEHVDAPDAALSVEADATIEADRGRLQQLLENLFRNSVEHGGSDVRIVVGDLPDGVGFYVADDGHGIPESDRERVFESGYTTREGGTGFGLAIVSEIVDAHGWEIAATDGETGGARFEITDVSARETADAVETA, from the coding sequence ATGGATCGATCCGAGACGGCGCGACTGCTCTCCGCGATCCTGATAGCCGCGCTCGGGGCGTTGCTTGCGGGCATCTTCACCTACGACCTCTATCAGGACGTCGTGCTCGAGGGGAACGCCGTCTGGACCGCGCTCCTCGAGAACAGCGTCCCATACCTGTTGAGCGCCGCGATCGTCGGCGTCGGGGTGTGGCTCGGCGCGGTCGCCGACGGGATCGACGCGACCACGGTCCTGCGATGGACCGTCGTGAGTCTCGTCGCCGTCCTCGCGTTGGCCGCGTGGGTCTATCTGATACAGCGACGCCAGGGACGGATCAAGCCCTTGATCATCCTTGCCCAACTGTCCGCGGCGGCACTCCTGGGCGGGATCGTGATCGGACTCTACAGCGAACGCCGGCGTCGCCGCCGAGCGCAACTCGCCGTCGAGAAGTCCCGGCTGGAGGCGCTCTTCGAGAACACCTCCGACGCGGTTGCGCGGGTCGCCTTCGACGGGACGGACCCGGTCATCGTCGACGTCAATCCCGCCTTCACGGAGACGTTCGGATACGCCGCCGGCGAGACCCGCGGTCAGTCCTTTGACGACCTGTTCTCGGAGGCCCACTTGGACGACGACCTCTCGGAGTTTCGCGCGCACGCCCGGCGGGGGGAACGGTACGAAACGGAGATCGAGCGCGAACGCGCCGACGGGGTGACCGGCGTCTTCGTGGTCCGGTTCGTTCCGCTGGACGCCGCCGCCACGACGGCGGACGGATTCGCGGTCTACACCGATATCACCGAGACGCGACGGTACGCGGACCGTCTCGACGCGCTTCACGAGGCGACCCGCGACCTCATCGCGGCGAGCACGCGGTCCGCGGTCGCCGGCCGCGGCGTCGACGCCGGCGCGACGCTGCTCGATCTCGAGATCTCCGGCATCTACTTCCGCGCGGAGACGCCCGACGGACCGGTGTTGGAGCCGGTCGCGGTCACCGAGGGCGCAAAGCGAACGTTCGCGGCGATCCCGACCCTCGAGCCGGGGTCCTCGCTGGCGTGGGAGGTCTACGAGTCGGGCTCGATCGCCCGTTTCGACGACGTCCGCACCGCGGACCGTCTCCACAACCCCGAGACGCCGATCCGCAGCGAGCTGATCGTTCCGCTCGGCGACCACGGCGTGTTCATCGCGGGGTCGCGCTCGGTCGGCGCCTTCGACGAGGCCGACGTGGCGCTGGCGCGGATCCTCTGTGCGAACGTCCGAAGTGCGCTCGACGGCGCGAGACGCGAACAGGAGCTCCGTGCCCGCGAACGCGAGCTGGCCGAACAGAACGCTCGGCTCGAGGAGTTCACGAGCATCGTCAGCCACGACCTTCGGAACCCCCTGAACGTCGCCACGGGCTATCTCGAGATCGCCCTCGAGGAGGCCTCGACGAGCGAGAGCGCCGACCCGAGCGTCCTGGAGCAGGTCGACAATGCCCTCGACCGGATGAATCGGCTCATCGAGGACCTGCTGACGCTCGCCCGGCAGGGCGAGTCCATCGGCGAGACCGAACGCGTGGACCTCGGGGCGGTTGCCGCGGCCGCGTGGGAGCACGTCGACGCCCCGGACGCCGCCCTGTCGGTCGAGGCGGACGCGACGATCGAGGCCGACCGCGGCCGCCTCCAGCAGCTCCTCGAGAACCTCTTCCGAAACTCGGTCGAACACGGCGGCTCTGACGTCCGGATCGTCGTCGGAGATCTCCCGGACGGTGTGGGGTTCTACGTGGCCGACGACGGTCACGGAATCCCGGAGTCGGACCGCGAACGTGTCTTCGAGTCCGGATACACGACCCGCGAGGGCGGAACCGGGTTCGGCCTCGCGATCGTCTCCGAGATCGTCGACGCCCACGGCTGGGAGATCGCGGCGACGGACGGCGAAACGGGCGGCGCCCGCTTCGAGATCACCGACGTCTCCGCCAGGGAAACCGCGGA
- a CDS encoding deoxyhypusine synthase: MNGDDANEGDSSDGETRENVVPGSEEELSTPDVRGPDFRGDLDIGELLETYATTGFQATHLAEAIDIAERMQEEDATVYLTFTSNIVSSGLRETVAYLVREGYVDVLITTSGSLTEDIIKTAKPFKMGEWDADEGELRERGINRLGNIYVPSDRYVWLEEFLYDFFDDFFAEQKVRTPTAFAREVGETLDDEDSVLKQAADNDVPVYCPALTDAEVGNFLYYYRQGYDAEIGIEILDDYDSLIEDGLLAGKTGLIAVGGGVPKHHAIMTNLFRGGADYAIYISTGMEGDGSLSGAPPNEAVSWGKIKDDTETNYTQVEAEATLVFPLLVAGAFA; the protein is encoded by the coding sequence ATGAACGGCGACGACGCCAACGAGGGCGATTCATCCGACGGCGAGACCCGCGAGAACGTCGTGCCGGGCAGCGAGGAGGAGCTGTCCACCCCCGACGTGCGCGGGCCGGACTTCCGCGGGGACCTCGACATCGGCGAGCTGCTCGAGACGTACGCGACCACCGGCTTCCAGGCGACCCACCTCGCCGAGGCGATCGACATCGCCGAGCGGATGCAGGAGGAGGACGCCACGGTCTATCTCACCTTCACCTCGAACATCGTCTCCTCGGGGCTGCGCGAGACGGTCGCGTACCTCGTTCGGGAGGGCTATGTCGACGTGCTCATTACGACCTCCGGGTCGCTGACCGAGGACATCATCAAGACGGCCAAACCCTTTAAGATGGGCGAGTGGGACGCCGACGAGGGCGAACTCCGCGAGCGGGGCATCAACCGGCTCGGGAACATCTACGTCCCCTCCGACCGGTACGTCTGGCTCGAGGAGTTCCTCTACGACTTCTTCGACGACTTCTTCGCCGAGCAGAAGGTCCGCACGCCGACCGCCTTCGCCCGCGAGGTCGGCGAGACGCTCGACGACGAGGACTCCGTGTTGAAACAGGCCGCCGACAACGACGTCCCCGTCTACTGTCCGGCCCTGACCGACGCGGAGGTCGGCAACTTCCTCTACTACTACCGGCAGGGCTACGACGCCGAGATCGGCATCGAGATCCTCGACGACTACGACTCGCTCATCGAGGACGGCCTCCTGGCGGGCAAGACCGGCCTCATCGCCGTCGGCGGCGGGGTGCCCAAACACCACGCGATCATGACGAACCTCTTCCGCGGCGGCGCCGACTACGCGATCTACATCTCGACCGGGATGGAGGGCGACGGCTCCCTGTCGGGCGCGCCGCCAAACGAGGCGGTCTCCTGGGGGAAGATCAAGGACGACACCGAGACGAACTACACGCAGGTCGAGGCCGAGGCCACCCTGGTGTTCCCGCTGCTCGTGGCGGGCGCGTTCGCCTGA
- a CDS encoding SCO family protein yields MDRRHYLRSLAGAGVVGTAGCLGSIPGFGNENVVLGPPEQDLSEAAHPSYGDELPAVTLPDPVTGEAVSTADLEDDRAVLLTFFYTNCPDGVCPALIQRLRRAQEVAAQEGYGDESAFLPITFDPERDTADVLREYATQQGVSLEAGNWHFLRPETYEAGQTLLEEEFGLVIEKAPADDYEGLEYQFPHYGLILLANKRGFVERAYPNGPTVDIETVVNDFERVVTA; encoded by the coding sequence ATGGATCGGCGTCACTATCTGCGATCGCTTGCGGGCGCCGGCGTCGTCGGGACCGCCGGCTGTCTCGGGTCGATACCCGGGTTCGGGAACGAGAACGTCGTGCTCGGCCCGCCCGAGCAGGACCTGAGCGAGGCGGCCCACCCGAGCTACGGCGACGAGCTGCCCGCGGTCACGCTTCCGGATCCCGTGACCGGTGAGGCGGTCTCGACCGCCGATCTCGAGGACGACCGCGCCGTTCTGCTGACGTTCTTCTACACCAACTGCCCGGACGGGGTCTGTCCCGCACTCATCCAGCGGCTCCGACGTGCCCAGGAGGTCGCCGCCCAGGAGGGCTACGGCGACGAATCGGCGTTCCTCCCGATCACCTTCGATCCGGAGCGCGACACCGCGGACGTCCTCCGCGAGTACGCCACCCAGCAGGGCGTGAGCCTCGAGGCCGGCAACTGGCATTTCCTCCGGCCCGAGACCTACGAGGCCGGCCAGACGCTGCTCGAGGAGGAGTTCGGACTGGTCATCGAGAAGGCCCCGGCCGACGACTACGAGGGTCTCGAGTACCAGTTCCCCCATTACGGGCTCATCCTCCTCGCGAACAAGCGAGGGTTCGTCGAGCGCGCGTACCCGAACGGCCCCACGGTGGACATCGAGACGGTCGTGAACGACTTCGAACGGGTGGTGACCGCGTAG
- a CDS encoding TlpA family protein disulfide reductase, protein MRRRQVLAGVASTAVLGGAGLLATGNVPAVLGRADAEPVDPVTLPTIDAPGSTAGEVTIPAPDRPTFVDFFATWCSPCEDQMPILADVRPQVDDDVRFVSVTPEDASQDAVAETIAEWWREHDGDWLVASDVTAELTSTLNVGYYPTAVAIDDTGRVRWSDSGVHTADELLAGIETAL, encoded by the coding sequence ATGCGCCGCCGCCAGGTCCTCGCCGGGGTCGCAAGCACCGCCGTACTCGGCGGCGCCGGTCTGCTGGCGACCGGGAACGTCCCCGCGGTGCTCGGCCGGGCCGACGCGGAGCCGGTCGATCCCGTGACGCTCCCGACGATCGACGCCCCGGGGAGCACGGCCGGCGAGGTGACGATCCCGGCGCCGGACCGGCCGACGTTCGTCGACTTCTTCGCCACGTGGTGTTCCCCCTGCGAGGACCAGATGCCGATCCTGGCGGACGTGCGACCGCAGGTCGACGACGACGTCCGGTTCGTCTCCGTCACCCCCGAGGACGCCAGCCAGGACGCCGTCGCGGAGACCATCGCCGAGTGGTGGCGCGAGCACGACGGCGACTGGCTCGTCGCGAGCGACGTGACCGCGGAGCTCACCTCGACGCTGAACGTCGGGTACTACCCTACCGCGGTCGCGATCGACGACACGGGTCGCGTCCGCTGGTCCGATTCCGGCGTCCACACGGCCGATGAACTGCTCGCGGGCATCGAGACCGCCTTATAA
- a CDS encoding cytochrome c biogenesis CcdA family protein translates to MTDATLATNVPFAVAAGVATFFSPCAYPLLPGYVGFYVNQADADSVSITGAGTRGIAAGIGVLATFTVLAGATVRIGHSTISNLTVFESLVGGLLVVFGLLVAAGRAPSISIPLPKRRSSVLGFGLFGAGYALAGAGCVAPIFLGVVARAIALPTDVAVLLLGVYAGVVAVLLVATTVATGMGLLTNAGRLMAYSGWLKRLAGVVMVIAGVGQLYLALVVY, encoded by the coding sequence ATGACCGACGCCACCCTTGCAACGAACGTCCCCTTCGCGGTCGCCGCCGGCGTCGCGACGTTCTTTTCGCCGTGCGCGTATCCCCTGTTGCCCGGCTACGTCGGCTTCTACGTCAACCAGGCCGACGCCGACTCGGTCTCGATCACCGGCGCCGGAACCCGAGGGATCGCGGCCGGGATCGGGGTGCTCGCCACGTTCACGGTCCTGGCGGGCGCGACGGTTCGGATCGGGCATTCGACGATCTCGAACCTCACCGTCTTCGAGTCCCTGGTCGGCGGGCTCCTCGTCGTCTTCGGACTGCTGGTCGCGGCCGGTCGCGCCCCATCCATCTCGATTCCGCTGCCGAAACGCCGGTCCAGCGTGCTCGGGTTCGGCCTGTTCGGGGCCGGCTACGCGCTGGCCGGCGCAGGCTGCGTCGCCCCGATCTTCCTCGGCGTCGTCGCACGGGCGATCGCGCTCCCGACCGACGTCGCCGTGCTCCTGCTCGGCGTGTACGCCGGGGTCGTCGCCGTTCTGTTGGTCGCGACCACCGTCGCCACCGGGATGGGCCTGCTCACCAACGCCGGTCGCCTGATGGCCTACTCCGGCTGGCTGAAACGGCTCGCGGGCGTCGTGATGGTGATCGCCGGCGTCGGGCAGCTCTACCTGGCGCTCGTGGTATACTGA
- a CDS encoding MFS transporter produces the protein MTAGKRAADLRGVAADLWAGGRGPILVAVAGGWFLSIGVRMVYPAILPQLRADFGFDLTTAGLLVTALWIAYAIGQLPGGILDDRFGARRVLVASTTVSATALVLVVTAQSTGVLFAATVLFGLTTALYGVTRFTILSNNYADRAGTAIGATMAAGDLGNALLPPLGGALAVAIAWETGLGFAIPAFLAAAVVIFLVIPSDGRSNGAASGDDGRSNGTGSDPGVVSTARTLAGVIRKPSVLVVTAAQLLGYCVWQGLTAFYPTYLVEIKGIPQTTATALFGVFFALGIVSKLAAGSAYDVYGIRRSLPVALGFGAVGIGMLALVEGTLAVAAATVVASGMLGYATITLTALTGAFPETVQGTGLGLLRTGYMGVGAVAPTVIGVLADADYFTEAVLLLALVAGVAALIALRIPGGTGDAT, from the coding sequence ATGACCGCCGGTAAGCGAGCGGCCGATCTTCGAGGAGTTGCGGCGGACCTGTGGGCCGGCGGGCGCGGACCGATCCTGGTCGCGGTCGCGGGCGGATGGTTCCTCTCGATCGGCGTCCGGATGGTCTATCCCGCGATCCTCCCGCAGCTCCGGGCGGATTTCGGCTTCGACCTCACCACCGCCGGGCTGCTCGTCACGGCGTTATGGATCGCATACGCGATCGGCCAGCTTCCCGGCGGCATCCTCGACGATCGGTTCGGCGCCAGGCGCGTCCTCGTGGCGAGCACCACGGTCTCGGCGACGGCGCTCGTGCTGGTGGTGACGGCGCAGTCCACCGGTGTGCTGTTCGCGGCGACGGTCCTGTTCGGCCTCACCACCGCCCTCTACGGCGTCACGCGGTTCACGATCCTCTCGAACAACTACGCCGACCGGGCGGGCACCGCCATCGGCGCGACGATGGCCGCCGGCGACCTCGGAAACGCCCTGTTGCCGCCGCTCGGCGGCGCCCTCGCGGTCGCGATCGCCTGGGAGACCGGGCTCGGCTTCGCGATCCCGGCGTTCCTGGCGGCCGCGGTCGTGATCTTCCTCGTGATCCCGTCCGACGGTCGGTCGAACGGGGCCGCGTCCGGCGACGACGGCCGGTCCAACGGGACCGGATCCGACCCCGGGGTCGTGAGCACCGCCCGGACGCTCGCCGGGGTCATCCGAAAACCGTCGGTGCTCGTCGTGACCGCGGCCCAGCTGCTCGGCTACTGCGTCTGGCAGGGGTTGACGGCCTTCTATCCGACGTACCTCGTCGAGATCAAGGGGATCCCGCAGACGACCGCGACCGCGCTGTTCGGCGTCTTTTTCGCGCTCGGGATCGTCTCGAAGCTGGCCGCCGGGTCGGCCTACGACGTCTACGGGATCCGTCGCTCGCTTCCGGTCGCGCTCGGGTTCGGAGCGGTCGGGATCGGGATGCTGGCGCTCGTGGAGGGGACCCTCGCGGTCGCGGCCGCCACCGTGGTCGCCAGCGGCATGCTCGGCTACGCGACGATCACGCTGACGGCCCTGACGGGCGCGTTCCCGGAGACGGTCCAGGGGACCGGGCTGGGGCTGCTGCGAACCGGGTATATGGGCGTCGGTGCGGTCGCCCCGACCGTGATCGGCGTGCTCGCCGACGCGGACTACTTCACCGAGGCGGTCCTGCTGTTGGCGCTCGTCGCCGGCGTCGCCGCCCTGATCGCGCTCCGGATCCCCGGCGGAACCGGCGACGCGACGTGA
- a CDS encoding type I 3-dehydroquinate dehydratase: MIPDEFALAATTDDLSREADARDAADLIEFRMDVATDPIDQLAAYEGELPIVATNRNRWFGGHAPDAGRLDALFSASRFDDVVLVDVELETARAKEWIVDDLRENGVDVIVSHHDFESTPDRDVLAAIVEECADYGDIAKVATFPTDLADTLTVLDVVREATAAGRSVAGIAMGELGSHVRVIGHVYGSKLGYAPLVDDEGDYAPGQIPLRELASLVESTRVEGASPKRFGGEGVNGRENDDVAAPGPTRPE, encoded by the coding sequence ATGATCCCCGACGAGTTCGCCCTCGCGGCCACGACGGACGACCTGTCGCGGGAGGCGGACGCCCGGGACGCGGCCGATCTCATCGAGTTCCGGATGGACGTGGCCACGGACCCGATCGACCAGCTTGCGGCCTACGAGGGCGAGCTGCCGATCGTCGCGACCAACCGCAACCGGTGGTTCGGCGGGCACGCGCCCGACGCCGGCCGACTGGACGCGCTCTTTTCGGCGTCCCGATTCGACGACGTCGTCCTCGTGGACGTGGAGCTCGAGACCGCCCGGGCCAAGGAGTGGATCGTCGACGACCTCCGGGAGAACGGGGTGGACGTCATCGTCTCACACCACGATTTCGAGTCGACGCCCGACCGGGACGTCCTGGCGGCGATCGTCGAGGAGTGTGCCGACTACGGCGATATCGCGAAGGTCGCGACGTTCCCGACCGACCTCGCCGACACCCTCACGGTGTTGGACGTGGTTCGGGAGGCCACGGCCGCCGGCCGGTCAGTCGCGGGCATCGCGATGGGCGAACTCGGCAGCCACGTCCGGGTGATCGGCCACGTCTACGGCTCCAAGCTGGGGTACGCCCCGCTCGTCGACGACGAGGGCGACTACGCCCCGGGGCAGATCCCGCTGCGCGAGCTCGCGTCGCTCGTGGAATCGACCCGCGTCGAGGGAGCGTCACCCAAGCGGTTCGGGGGCGAAGGGGTCAACGGACGCGAGAACGACGACGTCGCGGCGCCCGGCCCGACGCGACCCGAGTGA
- a CDS encoding homoserine dehydrogenase produces MRLAVIGAGAVGSSVVELAGEYGHDVTAFADSRSAAVDADGLDVDAVLDRKRTDGIVGDADPEDALSGPYDVLVEATPTTLGDAEPGMTHVEAALTRDRHVVLANKGPVAERYGDVRELEADSEGRVLFEATVGGAMPVLSTIADVGADHITAVRGVLNGTVNFVLSRMAAEGLDYEHVLAEAQDLGVAETDPSFDVEGTDTALKGVILANVLSEDREYTLDDAEVDGIVDIPGSVLELAREDGRTVRLIVEVREGEVRVGPRLVPENAALAPTGTYNTVQFETEHAGQLNVSGLGAGGPETASAILADVGRLDRS; encoded by the coding sequence ATGAGGCTCGCCGTCATCGGCGCCGGCGCGGTCGGGTCGTCGGTCGTCGAGCTGGCCGGTGAGTACGGCCACGACGTGACCGCCTTCGCGGACTCGCGGAGCGCAGCCGTCGACGCCGACGGACTCGACGTCGACGCGGTGCTCGACCGCAAGCGGACCGACGGGATCGTGGGCGACGCCGACCCCGAGGACGCCCTCTCGGGCCCCTACGACGTCCTCGTGGAGGCGACGCCGACCACGCTCGGCGACGCGGAGCCGGGAATGACCCACGTCGAGGCGGCCCTGACCCGCGACCGCCACGTCGTGTTGGCCAACAAGGGTCCGGTCGCCGAGCGGTACGGCGACGTCCGCGAGTTGGAGGCCGACAGCGAGGGACGCGTCCTCTTCGAGGCCACCGTCGGCGGGGCGATGCCGGTGCTCTCGACCATCGCCGACGTCGGGGCCGACCACATCACCGCCGTTCGGGGCGTGTTGAACGGAACGGTCAACTTCGTGCTCTCGCGGATGGCCGCGGAGGGGCTCGATTACGAGCACGTCCTCGCGGAGGCCCAGGACCTGGGCGTCGCGGAGACCGATCCGTCCTTCGACGTCGAGGGGACCGACACCGCTCTCAAGGGCGTCATCCTGGCGAACGTGCTCTCGGAGGACCGGGAGTACACGCTCGACGACGCCGAGGTCGACGGGATCGTCGACATCCCCGGCAGCGTGCTCGAGCTCGCCCGGGAGGACGGCCGGACGGTCCGGCTGATCGTGGAGGTTCGCGAGGGCGAGGTCCGCGTCGGGCCGCGGCTCGTCCCCGAGAACGCGGCGCTCGCGCCGACGGGGACCTACAACACGGTGCAGTTCGAGACTGAACACGCCGGCCAGCTGAACGTCTCCGGGCTGGGCGCCGGCGGTCCCGAGACCGCAAGCGCGATCCTGGCCGACGTCGGCCGGCTCGACCGAAGCTGA
- a CDS encoding amino acid-binding protein, with protein MSDSQNDIRAYTLRLELVDEPGELLRSLRPIADNGGNLLSIFHERGNVTPRGHIPVEVDIEATPDRFEKIVDALHEAGINVVQAGTERYSEALTIVLSGHVIETDLSDTLERIQASANATVTDVSLSAPEGTADTSSARLQIAAESGATGTVLAGVREVADEKDLRLIEPLTTEGDR; from the coding sequence ATGAGTGACTCCCAGAACGACATCCGGGCGTACACGCTTCGGCTCGAGCTGGTCGACGAGCCCGGCGAGCTCCTCCGGTCGCTGCGCCCGATCGCCGACAACGGCGGCAACCTCCTGTCGATCTTCCACGAGCGCGGCAACGTCACCCCGCGCGGACACATCCCGGTCGAGGTCGACATCGAGGCGACCCCCGACCGCTTCGAGAAGATCGTCGACGCCCTCCACGAGGCGGGCATCAACGTGGTGCAGGCGGGCACCGAGCGCTACAGCGAGGCGCTGACGATCGTGCTCTCCGGGCACGTGATCGAGACCGACCTCTCCGACACGCTCGAGCGGATCCAGGCGTCGGCGAACGCCACGGTGACCGACGTCTCGCTGTCGGCCCCCGAGGGGACGGCGGACACCTCCAGCGCACGCCTGCAGATCGCCGCCGAGTCGGGCGCGACCGGCACCGTGCTCGCGGGAGTCCGCGAGGTCGCCGACGAGAAGGACCTGCGTCTCATCGAGCCGCTCACCACGGAGGGCGACCGATGA
- a CDS encoding sodium:solute symporter family protein, with amino-acid sequence MPFTEWLNWFVIGIITSLILYLAVGTYAGRLVKDVEDYYVAGRNAPTLLIVGTLVASFLSTVSFLGEVGYSYNGYPIVLLILVVLNVSGYVIGAYFFGRYIYQLKPLTLPEYFGERFDSGRVQLVSALTLIIGLGVYLIAVSQGISLLVADVTGFSYLTSLILVVGAYVGFTFYSGSQGVVITDTIMFLIFTFAAIVAAPFIIDSAGGWPNVIYQLSESTVRPGILSWHGTITGDGAYYANKWGSLMYAITFGIVWMVVVAVSPWQTSRYIMAKSEQTILRSGVATMLIIAAIYATLHLSVSSISLVNPDITPTDTVFIWAAQNMLPVWLGVIVLSGIVAAGMSSCSTFLSLIGFSLTNDVFEVLDLSTIDDRTGNDYLALSRLFVVLFAVVVLGITYYQPPAVLWIGYFAASIFAASWGPIAFASVHWKGVSKTGALWGIALGFVTIIGLQGVVEYGSLTLPTYLPPEILGFLVSLAAVVLGSYVNGPTPSERERRTEMVEGVGGASPAEIGRTLLYTRVTIVGAVLLSVGLAVFYYAPYAGLL; translated from the coding sequence ATGCCATTCACAGAGTGGCTTAATTGGTTCGTCATCGGAATAATTACATCATTGATTTTGTATCTCGCGGTCGGGACGTACGCGGGACGACTCGTTAAAGACGTTGAGGATTACTACGTTGCGGGCCGAAACGCTCCGACGCTATTGATCGTCGGCACGCTCGTTGCGTCGTTTCTCAGCACGGTTTCGTTCCTCGGGGAGGTCGGCTACAGTTATAACGGATACCCGATCGTTCTCCTGATCCTCGTGGTTTTGAACGTCTCCGGATACGTGATCGGAGCGTACTTTTTCGGACGGTATATCTATCAACTCAAACCGCTTACGCTCCCGGAGTACTTCGGGGAGCGGTTTGATTCGGGGCGGGTGCAGCTCGTCTCCGCTCTCACCTTGATCATCGGGCTTGGCGTCTATCTCATTGCAGTGTCACAGGGAATCTCGCTGCTCGTTGCCGATGTTACCGGATTCAGCTATCTTACGAGTCTGATACTGGTCGTCGGCGCCTACGTCGGCTTCACGTTCTATTCGGGATCGCAGGGAGTCGTGATCACGGACACGATTATGTTCCTCATATTTACCTTTGCTGCCATCGTTGCAGCTCCGTTCATCATCGACTCGGCAGGAGGGTGGCCGAACGTGATCTACCAGCTGTCCGAGTCGACCGTCCGCCCTGGTATTCTGAGCTGGCACGGGACGATAACGGGCGACGGTGCGTATTACGCAAATAAGTGGGGATCGCTTATGTACGCGATCACCTTCGGGATCGTCTGGATGGTCGTCGTCGCCGTGAGCCCCTGGCAAACGAGTCGGTACATTATGGCGAAAAGCGAACAAACGATCCTCCGTTCGGGGGTTGCAACGATGCTCATTATCGCCGCGATCTACGCGACCCTGCATCTGAGCGTCTCGTCGATATCGTTGGTGAATCCGGACATCACGCCGACGGACACCGTGTTCATCTGGGCCGCACAGAATATGCTCCCCGTCTGGTTGGGGGTCATCGTTCTCAGCGGGATCGTCGCCGCGGGTATGTCTTCGTGTTCCACCTTCCTGTCGCTTATCGGGTTCAGCCTCACGAACGACGTCTTCGAGGTATTGGACCTCTCCACGATCGACGACCGAACGGGTAACGATTACCTCGCTCTCAGTCGATTGTTCGTGGTCTTGTTTGCGGTCGTCGTCCTAGGGATCACCTATTATCAGCCGCCCGCAGTCCTGTGGATCGGATACTTTGCTGCGTCGATATTCGCGGCATCTTGGGGGCCGATCGCGTTCGCAAGCGTCCACTGGAAGGGGGTCTCGAAGACGGGAGCGCTCTGGGGGATCGCACTCGGGTTCGTCACCATCATCGGCTTACAAGGAGTGGTTGAGTATGGGTCTCTGACGCTCCCGACGTACCTCCCGCCCGAGATTCTGGGCTTCCTCGTCAGTCTCGCCGCGGTAGTCCTCGGGAGTTATGTCAACGGACCGACCCCGTCGGAACGGGAACGCCGGACGGAAATGGTAGAGGGAGTCGGTGGAGCCTCCCCCGCGGAGATCGGTCGAACGTTGCTCTACACGCGGGTGACGATCGTCGGAGCGGTGCTCCTGTCGGTCGGACTGGCCGTATTCTATTATGCGCCCTATGCGGGATTACTCTGA
- a CDS encoding Rid family hydrolase, whose product MSFTTHHTGTNWEENAGFSQVITVPADHSLIVTAGQVAFDDDAQVVGEGNVEAQTRKSFDNLERTLNAADATMNDVIKLRYSITDRSHYDTVKAVRDEYLSEPHPTGMLAVLDELAMPELLVEIEALAAVPE is encoded by the coding sequence ATGAGCTTCACTACACACCACACGGGAACGAATTGGGAAGAAAACGCAGGATTCTCACAGGTCATCACGGTACCTGCGGATCACTCCTTGATAGTCACTGCCGGGCAGGTGGCGTTTGATGACGACGCACAAGTCGTTGGTGAGGGAAACGTGGAGGCACAGACGCGCAAGTCGTTTGATAACCTGGAGCGGACGCTTAACGCGGCTGACGCAACGATGAACGACGTGATCAAGCTTCGCTACTCGATCACGGATCGATCGCATTACGATACGGTCAAAGCGGTTCGCGACGAATACCTCTCCGAGCCGCACCCGACCGGAATGCTTGCAGTGTTGGACGAACTCGCAATGCCGGAGTTGCTGGTCGAGATCGAGGCGCTTGCAGCGGTACCTGAGTGA